GAAAAATGATGCCGTTATATAGCGCTATTAGTGGTGAAAGTCCTCAAGTGGTCACAAAAATGGTATCTGAAGCCACCGGGATACCGATTCACCATTATTTTTATTTTACGACGAATGATTTATTGATGGTTATGAACGCCCTATATTATCATAGCGATCATCATTGGCCGAAATTATTGACGCCCACTTCAATGCTAGCAACCTTTGGATATCCTGATGGTGTGTCCAGTCCCCAAGGCCAGGTCAAATTATTGTCAAAAATGGTGGATACATTGCCTGAGGTCAATCCACTGGTCGCCGGTGAACTCTTGGCTATGACGAAGAATTCCACCACCAATTTAACGGCATATCAAGTCTTTTCCCTAGCCAATTACATTCGTGGCGACGCATTACAATTAGGCTCGATAAAGCAACTAAAACATTCCGTCAGGAGGTCGCATGGCTAAAGACCTGACATCCGACTCGGCAGTCATTGTCAATCCCAAAGCCCAACTTACACACTTGACACCGCATGTGAAATGGCCTGTTGTCCGGTTGCTGCTTTGGCTTTTTCTCATTTCTCGGGCGTTTTTTATGGAAATTGGCGGCTTAGCTTATATCTATTTGCCACATGCCTGGATTGAGTCGCCCCCAGGCACACTGCCACCCACCGGTCAATTGCTTTATCATGTGACCTTCGGTTTGTGGGCTCACTGGGATGGATTATGGTATTTATCCATTGCCAATTTTGGCTATACTAACCGTCCCACTGCTACGGCCTTTTTTCCCCTGTATCCGTTCCTCATCCACATTTTCGGAGGCGGCGTTGTTGCGGGCGTTCTCATTAGCTTAGTATCATTTTCTTTTACGTTGTGGTTTTTGTTTCGTTTGACCCAATTGGAGTTTGGTCCCCAGATTGCTTGGGATACGGTATTGGTCTTGGCTTTCTTCCCTACGGCGTTTTATGCGAATGCTGTCTACTCGGAACCATTATTCATGGCACTTGCAATAGGATCCTTATATTTTGCGAGAACGCGCCGCTACTTTATCGCTGGACCACTAGCGATGGGAGCAACACTCGTAAGCATGTATGGTCTTCTCTTGTCCGCCCCGTTTTTGTTGCTCCTTTGGAAACAAGAACACCACCGAATTAAACCCTTGTGGCATACTTTATGGGCACCTTTAGGTTTAGCCATCTACATGGTGTTTCTTCTCATTCGCTTTGGTGATCCGTTGGTCTTTGAACATGCGCAAAGCAATTGGGGAAGACATTTTGAATGGTTCGGGGCTACATTGTGGGTCGCGACGATAAAAGCCTGGAAGGTTCTGGGACAGGCTCTCAATATCCATCAATTATTTGCGACGGGCATGCCTTCGTTGGATGCCAGCAATTTTTATAATTGGTTGTTTGCCATTTTTCTCATCGCCATGTTAGTTTTATCACTAAAATATTTGCCCACTTATTTGTGGCTGTATGAACTTTTAGCCATCGCCGTCCCCTTTTCCTATCCTGCCACGGGGAACCCGCTCATGTCCTTGCCGCGTCTCGTGATGGAAGCCTTCCCGGTATTTATCGCCTTGGGATTATTTATTAACCAAAGTCGGCTCCGGCGTGTGATATATTTTGCGGTTGCATTGCCCCTGGGTATCTTGTTTGTCGCATTATTTGCTACGGCTCACTGGGTGGCATAGCTCAAAAAAAAAACACCGCGTGTCCGCGGTGTTAATGGCTTCCACAACTACAACCATTTTGAGCATGGGGATTAGTCAAAACAAAGCCTTCTTGCATGGAATCCACTTGATAATCCAACACGCCTCCATCGATATATGGCCGGCTATTAGCATCCACGACCAAGGTCACTCCAGCTGCCTGGAACTGCTCGTCATCGGCCGATACGTGTTCTTCCCACGCCATACGGTAGCCGATACGACCACACCCACAAGCCTGTTGAGCGCTCACCCTGACATAATCCGCTTTCTTATCCGTGCCTAATTCCGCCAGTTTAGCAACCGCTTGAGGTGTCACTTCAATTTGTAAACTCATTCCATAGCCCTCCTTTAATCCCATCATAAAGGGCTAGTGAAGGGGTGTAAAGGCCAAACCAATTTTGTTGTAATAAAAAGAGACCAGCTGCCAACACAATGACGGTGGTAATCCACCCTGTCCGTGATGATGGCTGTCTAAAGTGGAACCACACCCGGGAGATCATCAGCCCCGTAAGAGATCCCAGAAGGAAAGGAATGAGCACTCGCCAATCGATGCTAGCTCGCACCATATTACGTATCGCCGTGGTTAAGGCAAAACTCGCAATCGTTAATGTCGAACTGCTCACAGCAATATTTTGCGGTAATCCACTCATTAACATGCTCGGGAGTGCTAAGAAAACGCCATTGACCCCAAAGTATCCGGCTAGGAATCCAACGCCCCCACCCAGCATGGCCAATCGCTTGCGATGAATCTTCCGAGTGCGGGCCAAAAACTTTGATATGATGAGTGATAATAGGGTATTTATCACTAATAATAGGCCGATTAAAGCCAAACGAATATGCGTCGTCAGATCATGTGGTATCAGCTTTGTGATCGTCATCGTGAAAAGTCCAGGCACTGTAAACCACAATGCCGGCCTTATTGCACCCCGGTGCGCATCCCGGCGCACAAGAAACAGCGCCACAGTCAGCACGAACGTCAGTGCGGCCACTGTCCCGAATAATTCGGCATGGGTCAAACCAAACAAATAATGCAGCACAATGATTGACAATATGAGTGTGCCGCCTCCAGCC
The Sulfobacillus thermosulfidooxidans DNA segment above includes these coding regions:
- a CDS encoding HesB/IscA family protein, whose product is MSLQIEVTPQAVAKLAELGTDKKADYVRVSAQQACGCGRIGYRMAWEEHVSADDEQFQAAGVTLVVDANSRPYIDGGVLDYQVDSMQEGFVLTNPHAQNGCSCGSH
- a CDS encoding sulfite exporter TauE/SafE family protein — protein: MLSGAIIASVLAFSTGLGIGFLLAAAGGGTLILSIIVLHYLFGLTHAELFGTVAALTFVLTVALFLVRRDAHRGAIRPALWFTVPGLFTMTITKLIPHDLTTHIRLALIGLLLVINTLLSLIISKFLARTRKIHRKRLAMLGGGVGFLAGYFGVNGVFLALPSMLMSGLPQNIAVSSSTLTIASFALTTAIRNMVRASIDWRVLIPFLLGSLTGLMISRVWFHFRQPSSRTGWITTVIVLAAGLFLLQQNWFGLYTPSLALYDGIKGGLWNEFTN